TAATCTGACTGACATTCTCGGACAGGATAAGGCAAAGGAGGACATAAAGTCAGCCCTCCTTATGGGAAGGCACATGATAATAGTCGGGCCTCCAGGAGTGGGGAAGACAACGCTTGCAAAGAACATTGCAAAGCTCCTTCCTGAAATCACTGTAAATAACTGCCCTTACAACTGCCTTCCAGAAGAGCCGATATGCCCCGAATGCCTTAATGCCAAGGGAAAGGTTAAGTCAAAAAAGATTCCCGGCGAAAAAAGGTTTGTGAGAATCCAGGGAAGCCCTGACCTCACTCCCGAAGACCTTCTGGGGGACATTGACCCGATAAAAGCCATGAAGTTTGGCCCTCTTTCTGTTGAGGCATTCTCTCCGGGAAAGATTTTCAAGGCAAACAACGGCATTCTCTTCTTTGACGAAGTCAACAGGTGCCCTGAAAAGCTTCAGAACGCGCTTCTGCAGGTTCTTGAAGAGGGAAAAATCACAATAGGCAGCTATGAGATAGATTTCCCGGTGAATTTCATATTCATAGGAACAATGAACCCTGATGACAGGAGCACTGAACCCCTTTCAGATGTCTTTCTGGACAGGTTTGACTTTGCATACATGAGTTATCCTGAAGAGCTTGAAACTGAAATGAGGATAGTTTCGGAAAAGGGCGAGAAGATAATTGATTTCCCTGAAAAGCTCCTTAGGTTTGTGATTTCATTCATAAGGAATATGAGGACAAACAAGGACCTTGAAAAATTGCCTAGCGTCAGGGCTTCAATAGGCGTGTATGAGAGGGCGCAGTCA
This genomic stretch from Candidatus Woesearchaeota archaeon harbors:
- a CDS encoding ATP-binding protein translates to MLREHFKKAFLGKDNLTDILGQDKAKEDIKSALLMGRHMIIVGPPGVGKTTLAKNIAKLLPEITVNNCPYNCLPEEPICPECLNAKGKVKSKKIPGEKRFVRIQGSPDLTPEDLLGDIDPIKAMKFGPLSVEAFSPGKIFKANNGILFFDEVNRCPEKLQNALLQVLEEGKITIGSYEIDFPVNFIFIGTMNPDDRSTEPLSDVFLDRFDFAYMSYPEELETEMRIVSEKGEKIIDFPEKLLRFVISFIRNMRTNKDLEKLPSVRASIGVYERAQSNAYLKGRKSVEPDDIEEVMVSVLSHRITLKPAIRFVTTTEELIKKEIRQAMDELAEKGGYL